Part of the Tolypothrix sp. PCC 7910 genome, CCTTCTACTACCTCCGCAAAAAAGGGATCTGCGATTGAAGTTACTACCACCCCAATGGTATTAGTTCTTTGAGTTTGTAAACTTTGAGCAATCCCATTGGGAACATAGCCCATTTCCCGCGCTAGTAGTTTAATTTCTTCTCGCACTTTGGGGCTAATTAAGGGACTATCTCGCAAAGCACGTGAAACCGTGGTATGCGAAACACCTGCTTTCCGAGCAATATCTTCTATGGAGATTTTTCTTTTGCTCATTTATTATTTTACTACATTTTATGCACACGTGTGCATGATAATATTAATTATTAGGAAAATTGAGATATTTGTCAAATGATTATTCTGGTAATGGGTGTTTCTGGCTCTGGTAAGACTACCATCGGAAAACTGCTAGCCGACTCTTTACACTGGACATTTAGCGACGCTGACAGTTTCCACTCATCAGAAAATGTAGAGAAAATGCGGAGTGGTAACCCCTTAACGGAAGCGGACAGAACACCTTGGTTGCAAAATTTGCAAACAGCTATTAAAAATTGGCTACAAGAAAATCAAAATGTAGTCCTAGCGTGTTCAGCCTTAAAAGACAGCTATCGCCAATTTTTGTTAGTGGATAGCAACCTCATCAAAATAGTCTACCTCAAAGGGTCTTACGAGTTAATCCAAAAGCGCTTGCAAGAACGCCAGAATCACTACATGAGTGCAACCCTACTGGATAGCCAGTTTCACACTCTGGAAGAGCCATTAGACACTATATATATGGATATTGCAGAGACACCACAAGTAATTGTGCAAAATATTAGAACAGCTTTGGGAATTTAGGAATTGGTAATTGGTAATTGGTAATTGGTAATGGGTAATTGGTAGGGTGTGTTGTCGCGTAGCGCAACGCACCGATATACATTATAGGAAGCCTTAATTTTATACCATTTATACCCAGACAATGCCATGTCCCTACAATCTGTCACATTCTTTTCTCAAATTGGTATGAAATTTTTAATCATAAATGACCCATCTAAGCTAATCGCAAAGCAGGACATTTTTGTAAAAAACTAGAGGCTTTTTGATGGGCATTATCATTATCAATATTTACAGGTGTAGGTCGAATAATCCCATTAAATAAATCATCCAAGCCATAGGGAGTGAAAAATTGCCATTCTCCTTGTGCATTTAGCCGCACTCCCACAGCCGTTGCAGTATGTAACCATTGCGTAATACCATCTTCTGTACTATTGTAGGTTCTTTCGCCATCACGCCAACGGGCAAAACTAGCTTGATTTTTAACATCAAACTCGTGGTGAGGAAATTGTGCCGTGAGGGTAGCTTTTGCTGCTAGTTCTTGGGAACGGTTTCCCTGGATATCAAAAAATGCAATATCAAAGTCTTTGATTACTAAAGCACAATCATCACCAAAAATTGCCCGCCAAACAGTATTTCGCACCGCACCACCGGCTAACCACCAATCAGGTAGGTTAAGTTGTGCGATCGCAGGTAAAATCATCCCCACAGGTGAATCAGCCAGGATCATCTGTAAGCGAATATTACTGTTCATATCAAATTCAGAAAATTTTTAGCTAGCAAGCGAAAATATTACCATTCATCTTCGCCAAAGTTTGTTTAATTATTTATTCGTAGTATAAATATCAAATAATTGTACGATAGCCCAAAAACAAAATTTAATTTTTTAATTCAATTTCTATTTTTGAATTATGGAAGACTTATTCGCCAGCATCAACCTGACTCTAAATCAGGAACTACCAGCCATCACAGAGTTACAGCAAGCACTTTTCACAGAACTCAGCATAGATGAAAATCAACCAGGGACAATTCTGCGCGACTTCCAAACTTTAATAGATTTTATCCAGCCAAAAGGTGTGGAAGTTAGTAGCGTTAATCATCTTCTACCTCTAAAGGTATTATCAGAACTGAATTTACAGTTAAGTCACCCAATTGATACTAAACTGAAACGTCCTGTACAAAAATCCTATCCTTATATCAATGGGCTTTATCTGTTATTACGCAGTTCTGGAATTGTTCAAATTAAATCTCAAGGTAAAAAACAATTTTTAGTATTAGATGAAGCTGTTTTAGAATCTTGGTCTAGGCTCAATTTAACAGAACGTTATTTCACCTTACTAGAAGCCTGGTTAATTTGGGGAAACAACGAAATTTTAGGTGAACGTCAAGATACATGGAACAATTTATTTAAATGTATTCAATTTTGGGCGCGAATTCCCGATCCAGGTTTAAAGTTTGCTAAATATGACGACCAACAAGTTCTTGGTTATTATCCTGGGCTACATAATATTGCTTTATTAGAGTTATTTGGTTTATTAACTATTAAACAGGGAAAAGCCCAAGAAGGTAAGGGATGGCGTATTACCAGTGTAGAACGTTTACCGCTTGGTGATGCGATGTTTAGGTTACTATTCCCAGTTGGAATTATAGGCAAGTTTGAAGAAGAGATTAATATCAACTTTGGGCAATTACAACCTCATTTTCAGCCATTCTTTCCTGAATGGCAAAATAATCTAATTTTGCCCAAGCAAGGTTTTACTGATGGTATTTATATTTTTAAAGTATCAGTTTCTAAATCTTGGCGGAGGATTGCTATCCCAGCAAAAAGAGAACTAAGCTGGCTAGCTAGCACAATTCTTGATGCTTTTGATTTCGACTACGATCACCTATATGAATTTAGTTATAAAGACCGTTTTGGTCGGACTTGTACAATAGCTCATCCTTATACAGAATCACCCCCATTTGCCGATCAAGTCCGCATTGGCGATTTATCCCTAGAACCAGGTACAAGCATGACTTATCTTTATGATTTTGGCGATAATTGGAAATTTGATGTGCAATTAGAAGACATCCAACCAACAGATAACAAAATTAAAAAAGCCAAAATTTTAGAAATTCATGGCGATGCACCGCAACAGTATTGGAGTGAAGATAATGATTGGGATGAAGATGAGTAATATTGTGTTCAGTTAAATACTTGTCATAAATGTAGTAAAGGGATCAGAGGTAAAGATTTGGTATAATCTCTACTTAACACTTATCAGCCTCCGTAAAGGTATAATTAGCACGGCTCCTCCAACCACGACAAAAATTGAACCCAAACCTGTAAATATTGTAGGCAAAAACCATAGCTCAAACCACGAATTAATCATGACAGAATCTGGGTCTTGAGGGGGATATAAAACTTCTACTTGCTGACCTTTTTTAAATGCTGGTGGCTTACTACCTGTATGGGATTCAAATATAGTTTCTTGGCCAGAACTTGGAGTAATTTTAACAATTGGAAAGTAAGCAGAAGAGGAGCGACCCTTACTATCTTTATATGAACGTAGCTTGGAATCAATTACAGTTCCTTGTAGAGATTCTGCTGTTTTAACAAAAGAGTGAGTATTAATGGCAAAAATGATGCCTATGACAGCAAATAGACCACCAATACCCGCAAACATTGAACCAAACATTAAAAAGAATTTTGAATCATCATTCATAGTAGTTTCAAAATCAACTATTAAATAACTTTAGTATTCACCGCAAATTTGATAAATCAAGGATTTATATTTCTTATCCAAAAAAGTTAGATGAGGTTATTAACTGTATGACAGGACGCGATGCTATTGCGATCGCATGGTACTCAATACAGCTACTACTGCTTCTACAAATGGTTCAGGGTAAATTACAGATTGATAGAAATATCAAAACTCAAATGGAATGGCTAAACCAAGTCTGTAATGGAAAATTGGCGTTGGCGGTCTAGTTCCTGAAGTTGTATTTTTTCGTTATAAA contains:
- a CDS encoding gluconokinase, which translates into the protein MIILVMGVSGSGKTTIGKLLADSLHWTFSDADSFHSSENVEKMRSGNPLTEADRTPWLQNLQTAIKNWLQENQNVVLACSALKDSYRQFLLVDSNLIKIVYLKGSYELIQKRLQERQNHYMSATLLDSQFHTLEEPLDTIYMDIAETPQVIVQNIRTALGI
- a CDS encoding nucleotidyltransferase family protein produces the protein MNSNIRLQMILADSPVGMILPAIAQLNLPDWWLAGGAVRNTVWRAIFGDDCALVIKDFDIAFFDIQGNRSQELAAKATLTAQFPHHEFDVKNQASFARWRDGERTYNSTEDGITQWLHTATAVGVRLNAQGEWQFFTPYGLDDLFNGIIRPTPVNIDNDNAHQKASSFLQKCPALRLA
- a CDS encoding plasmid pRiA4b ORF-3 family protein gives rise to the protein MEDLFASINLTLNQELPAITELQQALFTELSIDENQPGTILRDFQTLIDFIQPKGVEVSSVNHLLPLKVLSELNLQLSHPIDTKLKRPVQKSYPYINGLYLLLRSSGIVQIKSQGKKQFLVLDEAVLESWSRLNLTERYFTLLEAWLIWGNNEILGERQDTWNNLFKCIQFWARIPDPGLKFAKYDDQQVLGYYPGLHNIALLELFGLLTIKQGKAQEGKGWRITSVERLPLGDAMFRLLFPVGIIGKFEEEININFGQLQPHFQPFFPEWQNNLILPKQGFTDGIYIFKVSVSKSWRRIAIPAKRELSWLASTILDAFDFDYDHLYEFSYKDRFGRTCTIAHPYTESPPFADQVRIGDLSLEPGTSMTYLYDFGDNWKFDVQLEDIQPTDNKIKKAKILEIHGDAPQQYWSEDNDWDEDE
- a CDS encoding DUF3592 domain-containing protein, whose translation is MNDDSKFFLMFGSMFAGIGGLFAVIGIIFAINTHSFVKTAESLQGTVIDSKLRSYKDSKGRSSSAYFPIVKITPSSGQETIFESHTGSKPPAFKKGQQVEVLYPPQDPDSVMINSWFELWFLPTIFTGLGSIFVVVGGAVLIIPLRRLISVK